The proteins below are encoded in one region of Phaseolus vulgaris cultivar G19833 chromosome 1, P. vulgaris v2.0, whole genome shotgun sequence:
- the LOC137816539 gene encoding uncharacterized protein isoform X1 — MASSFDRWEKDPFFNAAEEVQESADRMESTYRIWIHATKDASSMWNSDEVCRDLHIALGTAKWQLEEFERAVKSSYGKISSDGARSRHRDFITAIEDKIMKVEHSISESVGKASLPWLRLDEGEQDELALFLSGKPEINSRDIEDPPVTNCSKDFHVSSGRGETKGEIPHGHRRAASASADIGFWKISVHDDAQQWSSSSGSSGPMHNKTPSLSGILSSMKSVSKLKWPRNGCRKLKAVDHLRELDSTLLATAEFSRSNGASWESKNGLDSCDECYDKQLYGWYGAIRRKLQRSQYQMQYRQPVRVAVWIFFLLCFIALIAFHAM; from the exons ATGGCGTCCAGTTTTGACCGGTGGGAAAAGGATCCTTTCTTTAACGCCGCCGAAGAAGTTCAAGAGTCTGCAGACAG GATGGAATCTACGTATAGGATATGGATACACGCAACAAAAGATGCGTCCAGCATGTGGAACTCTGATGAAGTGTGTAGAGATCTACATATTGCACTTGGCACTGCCAAATGGCAG TTAGAGGAATTTGAACGGGCAGTGAAGTCAAGTTATGGCAAAATCTCAAGTGATGGAGCGAGAAGTAGGCACCGAGATTTTATCACTGCTATTGAAGACAAGATAATGAAAGTTGAGCATTCGATTAGTGAGTCGGTAGGCAAGGCATCTCTGCCTTGGCTGCGTTTAGACGAAGGAGAACAGGATGAACTTGCTTTGTTTCTTTCGGGAAAACCAGAAATTAACAGCAGGGACATTGAAGATCCACCAGTGACTAACTGTTCGAAGGATTTTCATGTTTCATCTGGACGGGGTGAAACAAAGGGGGAGATACCACATGGGCATCGCAGGGCAGCCAGTGCTAGTGCTGATATTGGTTTTTGGAAAATTTCAGTTCATGATGATGCACAGCAGTGGAGTTCCTCTAGTGGTTCTTCTGGTCCAATGCATAATAAAACACCCAGTTTATCAGGAATTCTTAGTTCCATGAAATCAGTCTCTAAGTTGAAGTGGCCAAGAAATGGTTGTAGAAAGCTGAAAGCAGTGGATCATCTTAGAGAACTTGATAGTACACTACTTGCAACAGCTGAATTCAGTAGG AGCAACGGTGCAAGCTGGGAAAGCAAGAATGGCCTTGATAGCTGTGATGAATGCTACGACAAGCAACTCTATGGATGGTATGGTGCTATTCGGAGAAAGCTTCAAAGATCTCAATACCAAATGCAATACAGACAGCCTGTTCGAGTAGctgtttggattttttttctcctttgttTTATTG CTTTAATTGCATTCCACGCAATGTAG
- the LOC137816539 gene encoding uncharacterized protein isoform X2 — protein sequence MLEEFERAVKSSYGKISSDGARSRHRDFITAIEDKIMKVEHSISESVGKASLPWLRLDEGEQDELALFLSGKPEINSRDIEDPPVTNCSKDFHVSSGRGETKGEIPHGHRRAASASADIGFWKISVHDDAQQWSSSSGSSGPMHNKTPSLSGILSSMKSVSKLKWPRNGCRKLKAVDHLRELDSTLLATAEFSRSNGASWESKNGLDSCDECYDKQLYGWYGAIRRKLQRSQYQMQYRQPVRVAVWIFFLLCFIALIAFHAM from the exons ATG TTAGAGGAATTTGAACGGGCAGTGAAGTCAAGTTATGGCAAAATCTCAAGTGATGGAGCGAGAAGTAGGCACCGAGATTTTATCACTGCTATTGAAGACAAGATAATGAAAGTTGAGCATTCGATTAGTGAGTCGGTAGGCAAGGCATCTCTGCCTTGGCTGCGTTTAGACGAAGGAGAACAGGATGAACTTGCTTTGTTTCTTTCGGGAAAACCAGAAATTAACAGCAGGGACATTGAAGATCCACCAGTGACTAACTGTTCGAAGGATTTTCATGTTTCATCTGGACGGGGTGAAACAAAGGGGGAGATACCACATGGGCATCGCAGGGCAGCCAGTGCTAGTGCTGATATTGGTTTTTGGAAAATTTCAGTTCATGATGATGCACAGCAGTGGAGTTCCTCTAGTGGTTCTTCTGGTCCAATGCATAATAAAACACCCAGTTTATCAGGAATTCTTAGTTCCATGAAATCAGTCTCTAAGTTGAAGTGGCCAAGAAATGGTTGTAGAAAGCTGAAAGCAGTGGATCATCTTAGAGAACTTGATAGTACACTACTTGCAACAGCTGAATTCAGTAGG AGCAACGGTGCAAGCTGGGAAAGCAAGAATGGCCTTGATAGCTGTGATGAATGCTACGACAAGCAACTCTATGGATGGTATGGTGCTATTCGGAGAAAGCTTCAAAGATCTCAATACCAAATGCAATACAGACAGCCTGTTCGAGTAGctgtttggattttttttctcctttgttTTATTG CTTTAATTGCATTCCACGCAATGTAG